A DNA window from Eriocheir sinensis breed Jianghai 21 chromosome 22, ASM2467909v1, whole genome shotgun sequence contains the following coding sequences:
- the LOC127002168 gene encoding peptidyl-prolyl cis-trans isomerase B-like isoform X6: protein MEELFHKNACLQDKLADLTNLLDETRKASDISSVRNFEKAVKNFKCKEEDAASGTDVAEKENAKNSEPAKAKDSKLKCKEEDAASGTDVAEKENAKNSEPAKAKDSKLEEAKSVTKSLEPCQEKESSGQSSQDQDTTEAKRATIDYHDGRLLLHSLAKPDSKEISFQMPSKVFLELSVGGRCLGRVFISLWCHMRRAQQFLALCMGTMGPTLLDATASEKVRNTLVWRYVVDGDNKARTQALLTNLEWGGQYVKPDTEGYVSGIDFGNTQNSVSFGICTQSSPGVNLHAPFGRVVSGLEVVKAAFQHNPITKVTITNSGLVLPRLSL, encoded by the exons ATGGAAGAGCTCTTCCATAAGAATGCTTGCCTGCAAGACAAACTTGCAGACCTTACTAACCTTCTTGATGAGACTCGGAAGGCAAGTGACATTAGCTCCGTAAGGAACTTTGAAAAGGCAGTGAAAAACTTTAAATGTAAGGAGGAGGATGCGGCATCTGGCACTGATGtagcagaaaaagaaaatgccAAAAACTCTGAGCCAGCAAAAGCCAAGGACTCCAAGCTAAAATGTAAGGAGGAGGATGCAGCATCTGGCACTGATGtagcagaaaaagaaaatgccAAAAACTCTGAGCCAGCAAAAGCCAAGGACTCCAAGCTAGAAGAAGCTAAGTCAGTTACAAAGAGTTTGGAGCCATGCCAAGAGAAGGAGTCCTCTGGCCAGTCATCACAGGATCAAGACACAACAGAGGCTAAACGAGCCACCATTGACTACCATGACGGCCGTCTGCTCCTACATTCTCTGGCTAAGCCTGACTCCAAGGAGATTTCCTTCCAA ATGCCATCCAAGGTGTTCCTGGAGCTGAGCGTGGGAGGCAGATGTTTGGGTCGAGTCTTCATCAGTCTCTGGTGCCACATGCGGCGAGCACAACAGTTCCTTGCACTCTGCATGGGCACTATGGGCCCGACCTTGCTGGACGCAACTGCTTCAGAGAAAGTGAGGAATACCCTGGTATGGAGATATGTTGTTGATGGTGACAATAAGGCCAGAACCCAAGCCCTCCTGACAAACCTTGAATGGGGAGGTCAGTATGTAAAACCAGATACTGAAGGTTACGTATCAGGCATTGATTTTGGAAATACTCAAAATTCTGTTTCATTTGGAATTTGTACACAAAGCTCACCTGGTGTTAACCTGCATGCTCCTTTTGGCAGAGTGGTTAGTGGTCTGGAGGTAGTGAAAGCTGCTTTTCAACACAATCCAATAACTAAAGTCACAATTACTAACAGTGGCCTTGTGCTGCCTCGCCTCTCTCTTTAA